The window GTCGATTACGCCAACGCCGCCGGCGAAGCGCAGAGCGCCGTGTTCGACAAACTGATCATCTCGATCGGCCGCGTGCCGAACACCATCGGCCTGGGTGCCGACGCGGTTGGCCTGAAGCTCGACGAGCGCGGCTTCATCGCCGTCGACGACGACTGCAAGACCAATCTGCCGAACGTGTGGGCGGTGGGCGACGTGGTGCGCGGCCCGATGCTGGCGCACAAGGCCGAGGAAGAAGGCGTTGCCGTGGCCGAGCGTATCGCCGGCCAGCATGGCCACACCAACTTCAACACGATTCCGTGGGTGATCTACACCTCGCCGGAAATCGCGTGGGTCGGCCAGAACGAGCAGCAGCTCAAAGCGGCCGGCGTGGCCTACAAGGCAGGCACTTTCCCGTTCATGGCCAATGGCCGTGCGCGTGCGCTGGGCGATACGTCCGGCATGGTCAAATTCCTGGCCGATGCGACCACCGATGAAATCCTCGGCGTGCATATCGTCGGCCCGATGGCGTCCGAACTGATTTCGGAAGCCGTCGTCGCGATGGAATTCCGCGCTTCGGCCGAAGACATTGCGCGCATCTGCCACGCCCACCCATCGCTGTCCGAAGCGACCAAGGAAGCCGCGCTCGCCGTCGACAAGCGGTCGCTGAACTTCTAAATCCGTACCCCGCCGGGCGCGCCAGTTTGTCGATTGGCCCGCCCGGCTTTCTGCATTGCCTCCCCTGATGAATGTCCAAGAGTTCTACCAGCACGCCTTATCCCAACGCGGCTTTACCTCGGACGCGGCCCAGCAGCGCGCGGTCGACCGCCTGCAGCGCGCCTATGAGGAATGGGTCGAATTCCGCTCGCAGCGTTCGTCCACCTTCAAGCGCCTGATCAACCGCCCGGACGTGCCGCGCGGGGTCTACCTGTGGGGCGGGGTAGGGCGCGGCAAGTCGTTTTTGATGGACAGTTTTTATTCGGTGGTGCCGGTGGTGCGCAAGACGCGCCTGCACTTCCACGAATTCATGCGCGGCGTGCACCGCGAGCTCGATGAGCTCAAGGGCGTGGCCGATCCGCTCGACGAAGTGGCGCGCCGCATCGCCAAGAAATACCGCCTGATCTGCTTCGATGAATTCCACGTGTCGGATATCGCCGACGCCATGATTTTGTATAATCTGCTGACCGCCCTGTTCAACAACGGCGTGTCGTTCATCATGACGTCGAACTACGATCCCGACCTGCTGTACCCGGACGGCCTGCACCGCGACCGCATGCTGCCGACCATCGCCCTGCTCAAGGACAAGCTCGATGTGCTCAACGTCGACGCCGGCATCGATTACCGCAAGCGTGCGCTGGAACAGGTCGAAAGCTACTACACGCCGCTCAACGCCGCTTCCGACGAGGCGCTGCGCACGGCCTACGCGCGCATCGCCGAGACGGCCGACGAAGACCCGCGCATCCGCATCGAGGAGCGCGAAATCCGCGCGCTGCGCCATGCGGGCGGCATCATCTGGTTCGATTTCGCCACCCTGTGCGGCGGGCCGCGTTCGCAGAACGATTACCTGGAAATCGCCAGCCGCTTCCACACCGTGGTGCTGTCGGGGATACCGGCCATGTCGGCCGCCCAGTCGTCCGAGGCACGCCGGTTTACGTGGCTGATTGACGTCTTTTACGACCACAAGGTTAAACTGCTGATGTCGGCCGCCGTGGCGCCGGAAGAGCTGTACACGCAAGGGACGCTGTCGAACGAGTTTCACCGCACCGTCTCGCGTATTATTGAAATGCAGTCGCGTGAGTACATGGATGCGGAGCGCCGCGGCGCCGCCGACTCCCTCTCGTGACAGCCTACAGGACAAAGAACATGAAGAACTTCGCTTTTCCCCTGATCCGCGGCGCGGCGCTGGCGCTGCTGGCCGCTGGCCTGGGCGCCTGTTCCAACAGCCTGCTGCCGACTTCCATGGCGCCGGTGGTGCCGGCCACGGTGTCGCTGGAGCAGGCCGAACTCAAACTGGAGCAGGTGCGCACCCAGCGCGCCGCCACCGAAGCGCGTTATGCCAACAGCGAAGTGACCTGCTACGAGCGTTTCTTCGTCAATGACTGCCTGGACGAAGCGCGCGAATACCGGCGCGTGACGCTGTCCTACCTGAACGCGGTCGAGGACGAGGCCAAGCATTTCCAGCGCAAGGCCTCGGCCGATGCGCGCGACGTCGCGGTCGCAGAATCGGTGCGCGCGGCGGAAGCGGAAGAAGCGCGCCTGGCGGCCAATCCGGCGCCGGTGCCGGTGGAGGCGCCGCCCAAGGTGAAGGGACCGTCGACGAAGCCGACGCTGGAAGCGCGCAAGGCGGCGCAGGCGGCCAAGCTGGCGCGCATCGCGCAGCAAGAGCAGGCGGCCGTGCCGGAGCGCGCGGCCAACGCGGAAGCGTTTGCGCAGAAGCGCATCGATTCGGAGAAGCGCCAGCGCAAGGTCGAAGAGAAGAAAGCGGCCAGCGCGAAGAAGGCGGAGAAGGCGGCGAAAGATGCCGAAGCGGCGGCGCAGCCGAAGGAAGTCAAGATTTCCAAATAATTAGTCAGGCGTCGTTCACGCCTCTCCAGCGCTATGCTCGAAACCGTCGTCTCTGGCATTGCCAGAACCGACTTCCCGCGCCAAGGCGGCACTCGGCGGGAACCCAAGTTTCGATAGTCCGCGACTATATTACGGACTTGGGTTCCCGCCTGCGCGGGAACGACGAGCTAGCGGGAACGACGAGCTAGCGGGAACGACGAGCTAGCGGGAACGACGAGCTAGCGGAACGCGCAAACTCCTCAGACCGCCCGGCGCATCCGTTCGACCGTGTAATTCGGCACTTCCTTGGGTGGCTTGACCAGTTTGATGATCGCCATGGTGCAATTGCCGCCCTTGCCCTGGGCCCGTTCCACCGCCTTGTTGATCAGCAGTTCCGACGCCTGGCGCGGCGTGTTCTTGCTCGTCACGGCGCCCAGTTCGCTGTCCGTGAAGAAGTGCCACAGCCCGTCCGACGCCAGCAGAAAGGTGTCGCCCGCAGCCAGGTTTTCGTGGAAGCCCACGGCCACGAACGGCTCCTTGCGGCTGTTGCCCAGTACATTGACCAGCAGCTTGGAATGGCGGTGATTCTTGGCCGCTTCCAGCGGCAGCTTGTCGGTGCCGACCAGGTGCTCGACGTAGGGCAGGTCGCTGGTGCGCACCGCGCACTCGGCCCGGGTGAAGCGGTACAGGCGCGAATCGCCCACATGCGCCCACACCGCCGTGCCCTTGGGCGTGATCACCAGCCCGACGAAGGTCGTATGCGCCTCGGTCTTGCTGGTGAGCGCATTGAGATTGAGAACCGTGTGGGTTTCAAGCACGATCTCGCGCAGCAATGTCTGCAGGCGCTCGATGCTGGGATCGTCGCCCGGCTTGAAATTGTCGAATTGCTGCTTGGCCGTCAGCAGCACCTGGTCGGACGCGGTGGCGCCGCCGGATACGCCATCGGCCAGCACCGCCATCATGTAGCCGGGCGCGCGTGCCCCCGTGAACAGGGCGGTGCGGTCGGTCTGCTCTGGCCTGTTACCGATATGCTGCGCGGTTCCGGCCTCGATCTTGTAGTCATTCATATGCTTGGGGTAAAAGTCCTGGCTGCGTTACCATACGACTCTCTCGGCTGTCGTATTCGATATTATTGGCTGCAACGGCGCCGTAGATTAAACTATGCACTGAGTCGCCTCCTTGTTGCAAGCAGATACATTTTTCTGTGCGACAAAAATTGTTTCCGATTGTATGCGTTTTTGGGCAGCAGTTGATGAAATTTTTGAAATGAACTTGTCTGGAATGCCACACATGAACGATGTCCACACTATCCAGCGCCGCCTGATCGAACTCGATGTGGAACATCGCGACCTGGATGCGGTCATAGATATGTTGACCCTGGACGGGCACCACGACCAGTTGCAGCTGCGCCGGCTCAAAAAGCGCAAGTTGCAACTGAAAGACCATATTACCCTGTTGAAAATGCAATTGGTGCCTGATGTCCCGGCCTGATCCGTCTTCGCTTCACTGAAATGCCACCTTGACCGATCCTCTACTCGCGCCCGGGGCGCTACGCGACGCGCTCCCTGCCGCCGCCGACGGCGACGATGCGCCGCCCGCCGGCAAACACGATGCCGAAGTCGACCGCCTGTTCAGCGCGGGCGGCCCGCTCGCGCCCTCCGTCGGCAGCTTCAGCCCGCGCCGCTCGCAGACCGACATGGCCAAGTCGATCGCCCAGGCCATCGCCGACCAGAGCACGCTGATCGCCGAGGCTGGCACCGGCACCGGAAAAACCTTCGCCTACCTGGTCCCGGCGCTGCTGTGGGGCGGCAAGACCATCATTTCGACCGGCACCAAGAACTTGCAGGATCAGTTGTTCCTGCGCGACATCCCGACCGTGCGCGCCGCCCTCAAGGCGCCGGTTTCGGTGGCGCTGCTCAAGGGCCGCTCGAACTACGTCTGCCATTACCATCTCGAACGCACCCTGCAGAACGGGCGCATGACCTCGCGCGACGACGTCGGCAACCTGCGCGAAATCTCGCGCTTCATCAAGATGACGACGTCCGGCGACAAGGCCGAACTGTCCAAGGTACCGGAAAACGCCCTGATCTGGAACCTGGTCACCTCCACGCGCGACACCTGCATGGGCGCCGAGTGCCAGTATTACCAGGATTGCTTCGTGATGAAGGCGCGCCGCGAAGCCCAGCAGGCCGATGTGGTGGTGGTCAACCACCACCTGTTCTTCGCCGACGTGGCGCTGAAAGATACCGGCGTGGCCGAGCTGCTGCCGTCGGCCAATACCATCATCTTCGACGAAGCGCACCAGTTGCCCGACACGGCCACCTTGTTCTTCGGCCAGACGGTGTCGACCTCGCAAATCCTGGAACTGTGCCGCGACGTGCTGGCCGAGGGCCTGGCGCACGCGCGCGGCGGCCCGGACTGGGCCAAAGTGGTCACGGTGGTCGAAAAGGCCGCGCGCGACCTGCGCCTGACCTTCCCGCAAGACATCATGCGCCTGTCGCTGGCGCAGATCATGCCGTCGTCCGAGTTTTTCCCGGCTCTCAATACGCTCAAGGAAAAGCTGGCCGAGATGATCGACGTGCTCGAAGACCAGGCCGCGCGCGCCGAAACCATCGAGCAGGTGCGGGTGCGCGCGGTCGAACTGGCCGCCGCGCTGGACGCCTGGAAGCAGGATGGCAAGGGAAAAGTGGTCGAAGGCGACCAGGCGGTGCTGTGGGTGGAGGCGTTTTCATCTTCGCTGCAGCTGCACAAGACGCCGCTGTCGATCGCGCCGATCTTCAATAACCAGCGCGAAGGCACGCCGCGCAGCTGGATCTTTACCTCGGCCACCCTGGCGGTCAAGAATGACTTCAAGCATTTCTCGAACCAGATGGGCTTGACGGGCGAGCCGGCCAAAACCTGGCCGAGCCCGTTCAACTACGAAGAGCAGGGCTTGCTGTACGTGCCGAACGGCTTGCCGGAACCGAATTCCTTCGGCTACACCGACGCCGTCATCGATTGCGCACTGCCGGTGATCGAGGCGGCCGGCGGACGCACCTTTTTCCTGTGCACCACGATCCGCGCGGTCAAGCAGGTGTCCGAGCGCCTGCGCGACGAGTTCGCCAAGCGCGGGCTCGACTTTCCGCTCTTCGTCCAGGGCGAGCGCGGCCGCACCGAATTGCTCGATTCCTTCCGCAATGCCGGTAACGGCGTGCTGGTCGGCTCGCAAAGTTTCTGGGAAGGCGTCGACGTGCGCGGCGATGCGCTGTCGCTGGTGATCATCGACAAGCTGCCGTTCGCGCCGCCCGACGATCCGGTGCTGGCCGCGCGCATCGACGTGATGGAAAAGCAGGGCTTGAACGGCTTCATGCACCACACCCTGCCCGAGGCCATCATCAACCTCAAGCAGGGGGCAGGGCGCCTGATCCGCGACGAGGCCGACCGCGGCGTGCTGATGATCTGCGACCCGCGCCTCATTTCCAAGTCGTACGGCAAGCGCGTCTGGCAGAGTCTGCCGTCATTCAAGCGCACCCGCCTGCAGGAAGATGTGATCGCCTTTTTTAAACCGCCTCAAGAAATCCAGGACTAAGCCATGACCGTGCTGCGCTCGCTGTTACTTTCCGCCTTGATGGGCACGACCGTGGCCGCTGGCGCCGTGGACCAGGCTGCGGCCCGGATCAAGGCCCAGGTTCCCGCGCCGCCGCCTCTGGCCGCTGAGGCAAAAATGGCCGCCAATCCGGCTGCGCAGCTGGCCCAGCTGGCCGAACGCTATTACGAGGAGCAGGCGCGCTACGAGCCGGTCAACGCCACCTTCGCCGGCGACAACCGCTTCGACGACTTGCTGCCGATGACCCTCGTGCCATCGGTGCGGGCGCGCCAGTTCGCCATGCTGCACGAGGTGCGCGACGAGCTGGCCCGGATCGACCGCAGTAAACTCACGGCGCTCGACCTGACCACCTACGACATCCTCGGTTTCGAGGTCAACAACCTGCTGCGCTTCGAGTCGCTCAAGGATTACCTGCTGCCGATGAACCAGATGGACAGCCTGCCCGTGCTGCTGGCCAATTTCGGCGCCGGCGATGGCTCGCAGCCGCTGGCCACCGTGGCCCATTACCAGGCTTACCTCAAGCGCATCACGGCGTTGCCGCAGTGGACCGACGCGGCGATTGCCAACATGCGCACCGGCATCAAGCAAGGCGTGGTGCAGCCCAAGGCATTGGTGCAGGCGCTGCTGCCGCAGATCAAGGCGCTGGCCGCCGCAACGGTCGACACCAGCCAGTACGCCGCGCCGGTGCGCGCGCTGCCGGCATCGTTCAGCAAGGGCGAAAAGGCGCGCATGACGGGCGCCTACCGCGAAGCGGTGCGGGTGCAGGTGCTGCCGTCGCTGCGCAAGCTGGCCGCCTTTTTGGAAACCGAATACCTGCCGGCCGCGCGCGAGACCGCCGGCTGGGGCAGCCTGCCGGACGGCGGCAACTGGTACCGCGCCTGGGTGGCGGCGCAAACCACGAGCGCGCTGGCGCCGGAAGAAATCCACCGCATCGGGCTGGCCGAGATGACCCGCATCAATGCCGAATTCACCAGGCTGGCGCCCAAGCTGGGCTACACGGGGGCGCCGGCCGGCTTGCCGCGCTGGCTGACGCAGCAGCCCAAGTACCGGCCGTTCAAGACCGAGGAAGACGTGCTGCAGGCCTACCGGGCGCTGAACGCGCGCATCCTGCCGATGCTGCCGCGCCTGTTTGCGACCATGCCCAAGGCGCCGCTGGAAATCCGCGCCGAACCGGCCCTGTCGCGCGATACCGCGTCCGACCATTACACGGCCGCGGCGGCGGATGGCTCGCGTCCGGGCATCTTCTGGGCCGTGATTCCCGATCCGGCCAAATACGCCAGCACGCGCATGACGTCGCTGTTCCTGCACGAAGGCCATCCCGGCCACCATTTCCAGTTGTCCAAGCAGCAGGAGTTGCCGATTCCAAAGTTCCGCAAGTTCGGCGGCAACAATGCCTATATCGAAGGCTGGGCCCTGTACGCCGAATCGCTGGGCAAGGAAATGGGCTTGTATGAAGACCCGAACGCCTATGCCGGCCACCTGATGCTCGACATGATGCGCGCGGCCCGGCTGGTGGTCGATACCGGCCTGCACGCCAAGGGCTGGACGCGCGAGCAGACCATCCGTTTCCTGGTCGATGAGGCCGGCAGCACCGAAGACGATGCGCGCAACGCGACCGAACGCTACATGGCGTGGCCGGCGCAGGCGCTGGGCTACAAGGTGGGGGCGCTGAAGATCATGGAACTGCGCCAGCGCGCGCAGACGGCGCTGGGCGACAAGTTCAGCCTGGCGAAGTTCCACGATGCGGTGCTGGCCGACGGCACCTTGCCGCTGGCGCTGCTGGAGACCAGGATGAATGCCTGGATCGCGCAGCAGGCCAAGTAGAGGCGGCTTGGCCGCCCGGCAGCTCAGGCGTCCGGCACGATCACCACCTTGCCGGTGACCTTGCGCGCGGCCATGTCGTTCAGTGCCTGCGCCGTCTGTTCCAGTGCGTAGCGGCCTGATATGCGCGGCCGGATCTTGCCTTCGGCCAGCCATCCCATCAGTTCGCGCATGGCCGCCATATTGGCCTTCGGTTCGCGCTTGGCGAACTCGCCCCAGAACACGCCCATCAGCGAGGCGCCCTTGAGCAGGGTCAGGTTGAGCGGCAGCTTGGGGATGTCGCCGTTGGCAAATCCGACCACCAGGTAACGCCCGCGCCAGCCGATCGACCGGAAGGCCGGCTCGGCGTAGATGCCGCCCACCGGATCGTAGATCACATCCGGCCCCTTGCCGTCGGTGGCGGCCTTGATCGCTTCGCGCAAATCCTCGTTGCTGTAGTTGATGGTGGCGTCC of the Massilia violaceinigra genome contains:
- the zapE gene encoding cell division protein ZapE; amino-acid sequence: MNVQEFYQHALSQRGFTSDAAQQRAVDRLQRAYEEWVEFRSQRSSTFKRLINRPDVPRGVYLWGGVGRGKSFLMDSFYSVVPVVRKTRLHFHEFMRGVHRELDELKGVADPLDEVARRIAKKYRLICFDEFHVSDIADAMILYNLLTALFNNGVSFIMTSNYDPDLLYPDGLHRDRMLPTIALLKDKLDVLNVDAGIDYRKRALEQVESYYTPLNAASDEALRTAYARIAETADEDPRIRIEEREIRALRHAGGIIWFDFATLCGGPRSQNDYLEIASRFHTVVLSGIPAMSAAQSSEARRFTWLIDVFYDHKVKLLMSAAVAPEELYTQGTLSNEFHRTVSRIIEMQSREYMDAERRGAADSLS
- a CDS encoding ATP-dependent DNA helicase; amino-acid sequence: MTDPLLAPGALRDALPAAADGDDAPPAGKHDAEVDRLFSAGGPLAPSVGSFSPRRSQTDMAKSIAQAIADQSTLIAEAGTGTGKTFAYLVPALLWGGKTIISTGTKNLQDQLFLRDIPTVRAALKAPVSVALLKGRSNYVCHYHLERTLQNGRMTSRDDVGNLREISRFIKMTTSGDKAELSKVPENALIWNLVTSTRDTCMGAECQYYQDCFVMKARREAQQADVVVVNHHLFFADVALKDTGVAELLPSANTIIFDEAHQLPDTATLFFGQTVSTSQILELCRDVLAEGLAHARGGPDWAKVVTVVEKAARDLRLTFPQDIMRLSLAQIMPSSEFFPALNTLKEKLAEMIDVLEDQAARAETIEQVRVRAVELAAALDAWKQDGKGKVVEGDQAVLWVEAFSSSLQLHKTPLSIAPIFNNQREGTPRSWIFTSATLAVKNDFKHFSNQMGLTGEPAKTWPSPFNYEEQGLLYVPNGLPEPNSFGYTDAVIDCALPVIEAAGGRTFFLCTTIRAVKQVSERLRDEFAKRGLDFPLFVQGERGRTELLDSFRNAGNGVLVGSQSFWEGVDVRGDALSLVIIDKLPFAPPDDPVLAARIDVMEKQGLNGFMHHTLPEAIINLKQGAGRLIRDEADRGVLMICDPRLISKSYGKRVWQSLPSFKRTRLQEDVIAFFKPPQEIQD
- a CDS encoding PP2C family protein-serine/threonine phosphatase; translated protein: MNDYKIEAGTAQHIGNRPEQTDRTALFTGARAPGYMMAVLADGVSGGATASDQVLLTAKQQFDNFKPGDDPSIERLQTLLREIVLETHTVLNLNALTSKTEAHTTFVGLVITPKGTAVWAHVGDSRLYRFTRAECAVRTSDLPYVEHLVGTDKLPLEAAKNHRHSKLLVNVLGNSRKEPFVAVGFHENLAAGDTFLLASDGLWHFFTDSELGAVTSKNTPRQASELLINKAVERAQGKGGNCTMAIIKLVKPPKEVPNYTVERMRRAV
- a CDS encoding DUF885 domain-containing protein — translated: MTVLRSLLLSALMGTTVAAGAVDQAAARIKAQVPAPPPLAAEAKMAANPAAQLAQLAERYYEEQARYEPVNATFAGDNRFDDLLPMTLVPSVRARQFAMLHEVRDELARIDRSKLTALDLTTYDILGFEVNNLLRFESLKDYLLPMNQMDSLPVLLANFGAGDGSQPLATVAHYQAYLKRITALPQWTDAAIANMRTGIKQGVVQPKALVQALLPQIKALAAATVDTSQYAAPVRALPASFSKGEKARMTGAYREAVRVQVLPSLRKLAAFLETEYLPAARETAGWGSLPDGGNWYRAWVAAQTTSALAPEEIHRIGLAEMTRINAEFTRLAPKLGYTGAPAGLPRWLTQQPKYRPFKTEEDVLQAYRALNARILPMLPRLFATMPKAPLEIRAEPALSRDTASDHYTAAAADGSRPGIFWAVIPDPAKYASTRMTSLFLHEGHPGHHFQLSKQQELPIPKFRKFGGNNAYIEGWALYAESLGKEMGLYEDPNAYAGHLMLDMMRAARLVVDTGLHAKGWTREQTIRFLVDEAGSTEDDARNATERYMAWPAQALGYKVGALKIMELRQRAQTALGDKFSLAKFHDAVLADGTLPLALLETRMNAWIAQQAK
- a CDS encoding YdcH family protein; protein product: MNDVHTIQRRLIELDVEHRDLDAVIDMLTLDGHHDQLQLRRLKKRKLQLKDHITLLKMQLVPDVPA